In Primulina huaijiensis isolate GDHJ02 unplaced genomic scaffold, ASM1229523v2 scaffold40277, whole genome shotgun sequence, one genomic interval encodes:
- the LOC140969210 gene encoding pentatricopeptide repeat-containing protein At1g09220, mitochondrial, with translation MSSRKYYYRHLLSLLHKHQYFRRPIQQIHAHFLRTDESCGILTLWNSVLKHYSLGAFPHEAVVLFKLLKGQSNPMDFDSFTYAYVIKACANLRQPSVGNQLHCLSIKTGFVGYGVYVQTALVNMYVECGYLVEANKVFGEMPERNLVTWNVLVTGFIKWGQIESARAVFDVMPVKNVVAWTGIIDGYTRANRLQDALSLFRRMAVDEGIKPTEVTLLTIFPAIWKSGCVEDCEMLHAYGEKSGLNALDIRVMNCLIDAYAKVGCIDSARQVFEDISDERKNLVSWTSIISGLSMHGMAAEVKEFCRGMENELVKPNKITFLSVINACSHAGLVDEGLEFYRKMVDDSGIAPDIKHYGSIIDLLGRAGRLEEAEKIALGIPGEICNVMVWRTLLGACSFHGDVEMGERVAKHVMKLEMEYGGDYVLLSNIFSGAGRFLDSERVRSVMVERNAAKVPGISLV, from the coding sequence ATGAGTAGTAGAAAATACTACTACCGTCATCTTCTGTCGCTTCTCCACAAGCACCAATACTTCCGCCGGCCAATTCAGCAAATCCACGCTCACTTCCTGCGTACCGATGAGAGTTGCGGAATACTTACCCTTTGGAACTCTGTGCTGAAGCATTATTCACTCGGTGCGTTCCCTCACGAAGCTGTTGTTCTCTTCAAGCTCCTGAAAGGCCAATCTAATCCTATGGACTTTGATAGCTTTACGTATGCTTATGTGATTAAAGCATGTGCTAATTTGAGGCAACCCAGTGTGGGAAATCAGCTACATTGTCTAAGCATTAAGACGGGGTTCGTTGGTTATGGCGTCTATGTGCAGACTGCGCTGGTTAATATGTATGTCGAATGTGGATATTTGGTTGAAGCGAATAAAGTGTTCGGTGAAATGCCCGAGAGGAACTTGGTGACCTGGAATGTTTTGGTTACTGGTTTTATCAAGTGGGGTCAGATCGAGTCAGCAAGGGCTGTTTTTGATGTGATGCCGGTGAAGAACGTTGTTGCTTGGACTGGGATTATTGATGGGTATACACGAGCGAACCGGCTGCAAGATGCATTGTCACTTTTTCGTAGAATGGCAGTGGATGAAGGGATCAAACCCACAGAAGTTACCCTTCTGACGATATTTCCAGCAATTTGGAAGAGTGGGTGTGTGGAAGATTGCGAGATGCTTCATGCCTATGGAGAAAAAAGTGGACTTAATGCATTAGATATACGGGTCATGAATTGTTTAATTGATGCTTATGCGAAAGTTGGGTGTATTGACAGCGCAAGACAAGTTTTCGAGGATATAAGTGATGAAAGAAAGAACTTGGTCTCATGGACATCTATTATATCTGGATTGTCAATGCACGGAATGGCAGCTGAAGTTAAAGAATTTTGTAGAGGAATGGAAAATGAACTTGTGAAGCCGAATAAGATTACCTTTCTGAGCGTGATAAATGCCTGTAGCCATGCTGGTTTGGTAGACGAAGGCCTTGAATTTTATAGAAAGATGGTGGATGACTCCGGAATCGCACCAGATATCAAGCATTATGGAAGTATAATAGACTTGTTGGGGAGGGCAGGGAGATTAGAAGAAGCAGAGAAGATAGCTTTAGGCATCCCTGGTGAGATTTGTAATGTTATGGTGTGGAGGACTCTTTTAGGAGCCTGCAGTTTCCATGGTGATGTTGAGATGGGCGAGAGAGTTGCAAAACACGTTATGAAGCTAGAAATGGAATATGGTGGCGACTATGTGCTTCTATCCAACATCTTTTCTGGTGCTGGTAGGTTTTTGGATTCTGAGAGAGTGAGGAGTGTAATGGTTGAACGGAATGCCGCAAAGGTTCCTGGCATTAGTTTGGTATGA
- the LOC140969246 gene encoding E3 ubiquitin-protein ligase WAV3-like, giving the protein MVGSKWTKVKMALGMKMNSCLYVPRTAEDFPALAPPTPAGRFSEALSLSPCSSGHRVRMPTTPTPSSSGLRLPKNSTESSKKICAICLGTLKPGHGHAIFTAECSHSFHFHCIASNSKHGKQSCPVCRANWKEIPFQCPVSDKARGRSRINNVPWLQDDAWMAVIRPSPQVDGNRNISVPFPSAEPRLFDDDDEVTIQRPSADQNPTTIDNSDDDDEVTIQRPSANQNPATVDNSDDNGHLNQEVEVKTYTEVSAVQKFKSHNDFLILIHLKAPIMTLSPQNSKIDGEGLSPMHQTRVQVDLVAVLDVSGSMAGTKLALLKRAMGFVIQNLGSHDRLSVIAFSSTARRIFSLRRMTETGRNESIQAVNSLTSNGGTNIAEGLRKAAKVMTDRKWKNPVSSIILLSDGQDTYFNTSTSGASSCSDYRSLLPVSIHPDGASSIRIPVHTFGFGADHDAVLMHLISETSGGTFSFIEAENVIQDAFAQCIGGLLSVVVQDLKVEVECVDPLIRLNRWKSGSYKTILASDKRKGSIDVGDLYAEEERDFFVTIDIPIDEFRDETSLLQVRCEYKHPITNKIVNLYAANEVKIQRPLKTGPLLVSMEVDKQRNRLRSAEAMAEAKAAADQGDLASAVSILEKCRKKLTETVSSRAGDRLCLVLDAELREMQERMANRKVYETSGRAYVLSGLSSHSWQRATARGDSTDSTSLVQAYQTPSMVDMVNLSQTMVFRNSSNRPALRAALSFPARAQPR; this is encoded by the exons ATGGTGGGGAGCAAATGGACGAAAGTGAAGATGGCTCTGGGTATGAAGATGAATTCATGTCTCTATGTTCCGAGGACGGCGGAGGATTTTCCGGCGTTGGCGCCGCCGACTCCTGCCGGGAGATTCTCCGAAGCCTTGTCTTTGTCTCCATGTAGTTCGGGCCATCGGGTGCGAATGCCCACCACGCCGACGCCTTCTTCCTCCGGCCTCCGCTTGCCCAAGAACTCCACCGAGTCTAGCAAG AAGATCTGTGCAATATGCTTAGGAACCTTGAAACCTGGCCATGGCCACGCCATTTTCACTGCAGAATGCTCCCACTCGTTTCATTTCCATTGTATCGCATCTAACTCAAAGCATGGAAAACAAAGTTGCCCCGTCTGCCGAGCGAATTGGAAAGAAATCCCCTTCCAGTGTCCCGTCTCTGATAAAGCTCGTGGAAGATCGAGGATAAATAATGTGCCTTGGCTCCAAGATGATGCCTGGATGGCTGTTATTAGACCATCTCCACAAGTGGATGGTAATCGGAATATCTCTGTGCCTTTTCCTTCTGCTGAACCTCGTCTCTTCGACGATGACGACGAAGTTACCATTCAACGACCCAGTGCCGATCAGAATCCCACAACCATTGATAACTCTGATGATGACGATGAAGTTACAATTCAACGCCCCAGTGCCAATCAGAATCCCGCAACCGTTGATAACTCCGATGATAATGGCCATCTGAATCAAGAGGTTGAAGTGAAAACATACACCGAAGTTTCCGCcgttcaaaaatttaaatcccATAACGACTTTTTGATCCTAATTCACCTCAAAGCACCCATTATGACTCTATCACCACAAAATTCAAAGATTGATGGAGAGGGACTATCACCGATGCATCAAACTCGAGTTCAAGTCGACCTTGTTGCAGTTCTTGATGTCAGTGGCAGCATGGCAGGCACCAAGCTTGCCTTGCTTAAACGGGCAATGGGATTCGTGATTCAAAACTTAGGCTCACATGACAGGCTTTCTGTTATTGCCTTTTCCTCTACAGCACGTCGAATATTTTCTCTTCGAAGAATGACAGAAACGGGAAGGAATGAATCTATACAAGCTGTCAATTCCTTGACTTCAAATGGTGGAACTAATATTGCAGAGGGCCTTAGGAAGGCTGCCAAAGTGATGACAGACCGGAAGTGGAAAAATCCTGTAAGCAGCATCATACTGTTGTCCGATGGACAAGATACATATTTCAATACTAGCACGAGTGGTGCCAGCTCCTGCTCGGATTACCGGTCGTTGCTTCCAGTTTCCATCCATCCAGATGGTGCTTCGAGTATTCGTATTCCTGTACACACATTTGGATTTGGTGCAGATCATGATGCTGTCTTAATGCATTTGATCTCGGAGACATCAGGTGGGACGTTTTCGTTTATAGAGGCGGAGAATGTGATTCAAGATGCCTTTGCACAGTGCATCGGGGGGCTTTTGAGCGTCGTTGTCCAAGACTTGAAAGTGGAAGTTGAGTGTGTTGATCCTCTGATTCGACTCAACAGGTGGAAATCCGGAAGCTACAAAACTATTTTGGCTTCTGATAAAAGAAAAGGCAGCATCGATGTGGGAGACTTGTACGCCGAAGAAGAACGAGATTTTTTCGTAACAATTGATATCCCCATTGATGAATTTCGCGACGAGACTTCACTTTTACAGGTGAGATGTGAATACAAACATCCAATtacgaataaaatcgtaaatttATATGCTGCTAATGAAGTCAAGATTCAAAGGCCACTGAAAACGGGACCTTTACTGGTTTCCATGGAAGTGGATAAGCAAAGAAACAGGCTCCGATCAGCCGAAGCAATGGCTGAAGCTAAAGCTGCTGCAGACCAAGGTGATTTAGCTTCCGCAGTATCTATACTCGAGAAATGCCGAAAAAAACTTACAGAAACCGTGTCATCACGAGCTGGAGACCGATTGTGTCTCGTGTTGGATGCTGAACTACGAGAAATGCAAGAACGAATGGCAAACCGCAAAGTTTATGAAACGTCAGGAAGAGCCTATGTTTTGTCAGGATTAAGCTCACACTCTTGGCAGAGGGCGACTGCAAGGGGAGACTCGACTGATAGTACGAGCCTTGTCCAAGCATATCAGACACCTTCTATGGTTGACATGGTAAACTTGTCTCAGACAATGGTCTTTCGTAATTCATCTAATCGACCAGCGCTTCGGGCAGCTCTTTCGTTTCCTGCTCGAGCACAGCCCAGGTGA